One stretch of Oncorhynchus clarkii lewisi isolate Uvic-CL-2024 chromosome 3, UVic_Ocla_1.0, whole genome shotgun sequence DNA includes these proteins:
- the LOC139402144 gene encoding dehydrogenase/reductase SDR family member 12-like has protein sequence MSFYRNAVWFVKGLQEYTKSGYEAAAKQFNTGDLDVNLSGRSFVITGANSGIGKATAHEIAKRGGIVHLVCRNKERAQEAKEELVEHSKNQNVHVHIVDMSSARQVWEFAESFSKSNSIHVLINNAGCMVNQKELTEEGVEKNFATNTLGTFILTTALIPALKQAQDPRVITVSSGGMLVQKMKVDDLQSEKGTFDGTMAYAQNKRQQVILTERWASQHKEIHFSSMHPGWADTPAVQLSMPDFHAKMKNKLRTESMGADTVVWLAVSAVASNQPSGLFFQDRMAVPTHLPLALTRSSPADEEKLQAILEQLAHKFKP, from the exons aTGTCGTTTTACAGAAACGCCGTTTGGTTCGTTAAAGGACTTCAAGAATACACAAA AAGCGGATATGAAGCAGCAGCTAAGCAGTTTAATACTGGGGACCTGGACGTGAACCTGAGTGGCAGGTCTTTTGTAATCACTGGGGCCAACAGCGGCATTGGAAAAGCTACAGCCCATGAAATAGCCAAAAGAG GAGGGATTGTCCACCTGGTGTGTCGTAACAAGGAACGGGCACAGGAGGCGAAGGAGGAGCTGGTGGAACATAGTAAAAACCAG AATGTCCATGTTCACATCGTTGACATGTCCAGTGCAAGACAAGTGTGGGAGTTTGCAGAGAGCTTCTCAAAAAGCAACAGCATTCATGTACTG ATCAACAATGCAGGGTGTATGGTAAACCAGAAAGAGCTGACAGAGGAAGGTGTAGAGAAGAACTTTGCTACTAACACTCTCG GTACCTTCATCCTAACCACAGCGTTGATACCAGCCCTGAAACAGGCACAGGACCCACGAGTG aTCACAGTGTCTTCAGGGGGCATGCTGGTCCAGAAGATGAAAGTAGACGACCTGCAGTCTGAGAAGGGGACATTCGACGGCACTATGGCCTACGCTCAGAATAAA AGACAACAGGTGATACTGACCGAGAGATGGGCGTCCCAGCATAAAGAGATCCATTTCTCATCAATGCACCCTGGCTGGGCTGATACTCCAG CTGTCCAGTTGTCAATGCCTGACTTCCATGCTAAGATGAAGAACAAGCTGCGTACGGAGTCCATGGGGGCCGACACGGTGGTGTGGCTGGCTGTCTCAGCAGTGGCCTCTAACCAGCCCAGTGGACTCTTCTTCCAGG ACCGAATGGCGGTGCCCACACACCTTCCGCTGGCTTTAACCAGGTCCTCTCCGGCCGATGAGGAGAAGCTGCAGGCAATATTGGAGCAGCTCGCACACAAGTTCAAACCTTGA